From the genome of Nicotiana sylvestris chromosome 2, ASM39365v2, whole genome shotgun sequence, one region includes:
- the LOC104227324 gene encoding uncharacterized protein codes for MIQLLHANGQFMGLPHENPQQHILNFLEISDTYITNGVTPDYVKLTLFPFSLLGEAKRWLKAEPFNFNTSWKIWQENSWQVDAATGGQVLEKSFDEIYALLNKFAKSNPDWQGEMGRNMVQKSPGVLELDVISALSAQVSTLTNQVNQMTMIINKQQAQPMHQVQIFYEHHVGQLARVQNTRPIGDLPSDTEPNPKAQINAVTLRNGRALQEAPKKKKNTAHPKGELVPKPVEGNEKDDKGPDPVIETRPPPPFPQRLQKQKDNAKYKKFLDILSQVSVNLTLVEILQEVPKYASARVQSKLPPKLKDPGSFTIHLSLVKQEVGRALCDRSLVMPEGIIEDVLVRVVKFILPADFIVLDYEADDEVPILLGRPFLATGGAIIDVKEGKLKMRVDDEEVTFNVYKALKLPKHYEDLCMIIVVELKGIE; via the exons ATGATCCAGCTACTTCATGCAAACGGGCAGTTTATGGGTCTTCCACACGAGAATCCACAACAGCATATTCTGAACTTCTTAGAGATTAGTGATACTTATATCACTAACGGGGTCACTCCAGATTATGTGAAGCTCACACTTTTTCCATTCTCTCTGTTGGGCGAAGCTAAGCGATGGTTAAAGGCAGAACCATTTAATTTCAATACATCATGGAAGATTTGGCAAGAAAATTCCTGGCAAG TCGATGCTGCAACTGGAGGTCAAGTATTGGAGAAAAGCTTCGATGAAATTTATGCATTATTGAACAAATTCGCTAAAAGCAATCCGGATTGGCAAGGAGAGATGGGTAGGAACATGGTACAAAAATCACCAGGGGTTCTTGAATTAGATGTTATCTCAGCATTGTCAGCACAAGTCTCTACGCTGACCAACCAAGTCAATCAGATGACCATGATCATTAACAAGCAACAAGCCCAGCCTATGCATCAAGTTCAAATATTTTATGAA CACCACGTGGGCCAACTTGCCAGAGTCCAAAATACCAGACCAATAGGGGATCTTCCTAGTGATACGGAGCCCAATCCTAAAGCTCAAATCAATGCGGTTACCTTGAGAAATGGAAGAGCATTACAAGAAGctccaaagaaaaagaagaatacagCTCATCCTAAAGGAGAATTAGTTCCCAAGCCAGTTGAGGGGAATGAGAAAGATGATAAAGGACCCGATCCAGTAATTGAGACTAGGCCACCACCTCCATTTCCACAAAGACTGCAGAAGCAAAAAGATAATGCTAAGTACAAGAAATTCCTAGATATTTTGAGCCAAGTGAGTGTGAATTTGACTTTGGTGGAAATTTTGCAGGAAGTGCCTAAGTATGCAAG TGCTAGAGTTCAGAGTAaacttcctcctaagttgaaggatcctGGGAGTTTCACAATTCATTTGTCTCTTGTAAAACAAGAAGTTGGTAGAGCCCTATGTGATAGGTCACTAGTCATGCCAGAAGGAATTATTGAGGATGTGTTAGTTCGAGTGGTAAAGTTTATTCTTCCTGCTGATTTTATTGTTCTTGATTACGAGGCAGATGATGAAGTGCCCATTCTTTTGGGGCGACCATTCTTAGCTACCGGTGGAGCAATTATTGATGTGAAGGAAGGGAAGTTAAAAATGAGAGTTGATGATGAGGAGGTCACTTTTAATGTGTACAAAGCACTTAAGCTCCCTAAGCATTATGAGGACTTGTGCATGATTATTGTGGTCGAATTGAAGGGAATAGAGTAG